In Archangium violaceum, the following are encoded in one genomic region:
- the hpf gene encoding ribosome hibernation-promoting factor, HPF/YfiA family: MKVLMRGVHLDLTDSLRDYANQHLVDPIARYIDDEATEIEIALVDINGPKGGVDQECRVTVRMPGFSGIHITETAETMFQAIDATRDRLEKTVKRTVEKRREASSQGLPDDVRF, encoded by the coding sequence ATGAAGGTGTTGATGCGAGGAGTCCATCTGGATTTGACCGACTCGTTGCGGGACTACGCCAACCAGCATCTGGTGGACCCCATCGCCAGGTACATCGATGACGAGGCGACCGAGATCGAGATCGCCCTGGTGGACATCAACGGTCCCAAGGGGGGCGTGGACCAGGAGTGCAGGGTGACGGTGCGGATGCCTGGGTTCTCGGGGATTCACATCACGGAGACCGCGGAGACCATGTTCCAGGCGATCGACGCGACGCGTGATCGTCTGGAGAAGACCGTCAAACGCACCGTGGAGAAGCGACGGGAGGCGAGCAGCCAGGGCCTGCCGGACGACGTGCGCTTCTAG
- a CDS encoding response regulator — protein sequence MGERIKVLLVEDDGDSRELLAELLEVDFDVITAPDGVSGLRAFEDGHPDVVVTDESLPGMCGTELAHEVKNRQPKAGVILVSGYTNVDSECCDVVLRKPIDVERLSAAVGSLGEAARH from the coding sequence ATGGGAGAGCGAATCAAGGTCTTGCTGGTCGAGGACGACGGCGACAGCCGGGAGCTCCTCGCGGAACTCCTCGAGGTGGACTTCGACGTCATCACGGCGCCGGATGGTGTCTCGGGGCTGAGGGCCTTCGAGGATGGTCACCCCGACGTGGTGGTCACCGACGAGTCCCTGCCGGGGATGTGTGGCACGGAGCTCGCCCACGAGGTGAAGAACCGTCAGCCGAAGGCGGGCGTCATCCTCGTGTCCGGCTACACCAACGTGGACTCCGAGTGCTGTGACGTGGTGCTGCGCAAGCCCATTGATGTCGAGCGCTTGTCAGCGGCGGTGGGAAGTCTGGGGGAAGCAGCCAGGCACTGA
- a CDS encoding DUF2007 domain-containing protein — MKYCMQCGSEYQDGVKECADCPGSALVDAETMRQRHIPLPSEGDTRKFVRAATAEDPLTAEDYVRLLESKNIPVFARPRRTGSVDVLTTGVLEPWWEIMVGEEFLERSVQLLSLEKAELDATADEAARAAEEEELATEATSPPPGGI, encoded by the coding sequence ATGAAGTACTGCATGCAGTGCGGTTCGGAGTACCAGGACGGCGTGAAGGAGTGCGCCGACTGCCCCGGCAGCGCGCTGGTGGACGCGGAGACCATGCGCCAGCGCCACATCCCGCTGCCCAGCGAGGGAGACACCCGCAAGTTCGTCCGGGCGGCCACGGCGGAGGATCCTCTGACCGCGGAGGACTACGTCCGCCTGCTGGAGAGCAAGAACATCCCCGTCTTCGCCCGGCCGCGTCGCACCGGCTCCGTGGACGTCCTCACCACCGGGGTGTTGGAGCCCTGGTGGGAGATCATGGTCGGCGAGGAGTTCCTGGAGCGCTCCGTCCAGTTGCTCTCGCTCGAGAAGGCCGAGTTGGACGCCACCGCCGACGAGGCCGCCCGCGCCGCCGAGGAGGAGGAGCTCGCGACGGAAGCCACCTCCCCTCCGCCCGGAGGCATCTGA
- a CDS encoding N-acetylmuramoyl-L-alanine amidase-like domain-containing protein — MKAFALAGALLAHAPASGTSPAPAAPGTPARKPATAPVVVWASLSEQERAAFISEDSRLPLRERLLRVSERFLGTPYVHSPLGEGSGVDPDPTFRLDAVDCLTFVEQAMAMSMARADAEVARLLERLRYANTPTYEDRNHLMEAQWLPNNQRKGFVADVTRRYGGEDTVRVQKALTALTWTSRSSMALGLDKAHQPRGTYSLDMIPLDKVMAHARQVPSGTILVVLREDLPLKATRVTHLGFVVQKGKRTWLRHARRGLDGNGRVVDEDLETFLARNAKYDKWKVSGVSLYEARNPDSGNGELVSSP, encoded by the coding sequence ATGAAGGCATTCGCCCTGGCCGGGGCGTTGCTCGCACACGCGCCCGCCTCCGGAACCTCCCCGGCTCCGGCCGCGCCCGGTACACCGGCGCGCAAGCCCGCCACGGCGCCGGTGGTGGTCTGGGCCTCGCTCAGTGAGCAGGAGCGCGCCGCCTTCATCTCCGAGGACTCGCGCCTCCCGCTGCGGGAGCGGCTGCTGCGCGTGAGCGAGCGCTTCCTGGGCACACCCTATGTCCACTCTCCGCTGGGGGAGGGGAGCGGGGTGGATCCGGACCCGACCTTCCGGCTGGACGCGGTGGACTGCCTCACCTTCGTGGAGCAGGCGATGGCCATGAGCATGGCCCGCGCCGATGCCGAGGTGGCGAGGCTGCTCGAGCGCCTCCGGTACGCGAACACCCCCACCTACGAGGACCGCAACCACCTGATGGAGGCCCAGTGGCTGCCCAACAACCAGCGCAAGGGCTTCGTGGCGGACGTGACGCGGCGCTACGGCGGTGAGGACACGGTGCGCGTGCAGAAGGCGCTCACCGCGCTCACCTGGACGTCTCGCTCCTCCATGGCGCTGGGCCTGGACAAGGCGCACCAGCCGCGAGGCACCTACAGCCTGGACATGATTCCGCTGGACAAGGTGATGGCGCACGCGCGCCAGGTGCCCTCGGGCACCATCCTCGTGGTCCTGCGCGAGGACCTGCCGCTGAAGGCCACGCGGGTGACGCACCTGGGCTTCGTGGTGCAGAAGGGCAAGCGCACCTGGCTGCGCCACGCGCGCCGCGGCCTCGACGGCAACGGCCGCGTGGTGGACGAGGACCTGGAGACCTTCCTCGCGCGCAACGCGAAGTACGACAAGTGGAAGGTCTCCGGCGTGAGCCTCTACGAGGCCCGCAACCCCGACTCGGGCAACGGCGAGCTCGTCAGCTCCCCCTGA
- a CDS encoding HEAT repeat domain-containing protein, with protein MRTLPACLLLALALTSSSVLAAPPSVQKRVERRAETEQLVLQVLEGKLAVPTAISRLRLLREEPYAAGMITQALPRVLEPRRLRDVTAVLAGLEVRTAEPTLVGLARHEDGAVRMYAVQGLGRLRSQRTDVMLPLLEDKSLGVRREVARALGATRNPKVGAALLTSARAETDPQTRVLLLEAVGASGDKKQAPALKAFLDDSSESTRFSAARGLCLLGAPEGFDFSRKLLASEDKLVRRQGLALYEGIPVKQSAPALRPLLEDKDRTLAAGAARILYQGGDKTMMAWLVLASWNAKGEEKLTYEKELETLQLADDERKAILRKAGVVK; from the coding sequence GTGCGCACCCTGCCCGCCTGCCTGCTGCTCGCCCTCGCACTCACCTCTTCGTCCGTCCTGGCCGCGCCGCCCTCCGTGCAGAAGCGCGTGGAGCGCCGCGCGGAGACGGAGCAACTCGTCCTCCAGGTGCTGGAGGGGAAGCTGGCCGTGCCCACCGCCATCTCCCGGCTGCGTCTGCTGCGCGAGGAGCCCTACGCGGCGGGGATGATCACCCAGGCCCTCCCCCGGGTGCTGGAGCCCCGGCGGCTGCGGGACGTGACGGCCGTGCTGGCCGGGCTGGAGGTGCGCACGGCGGAGCCCACCCTGGTGGGACTGGCCCGGCACGAGGACGGGGCGGTGCGCATGTACGCCGTCCAGGGCCTGGGCAGGCTGCGCAGCCAGCGCACCGACGTGATGCTGCCCCTGCTGGAGGACAAGTCGCTCGGGGTGCGCCGCGAGGTGGCCCGTGCCCTGGGGGCCACGCGCAACCCCAAGGTGGGCGCGGCGCTCCTCACCTCGGCGCGCGCGGAGACGGATCCCCAGACGCGCGTCCTGCTGCTGGAGGCGGTGGGGGCCTCGGGTGACAAGAAGCAGGCGCCGGCCTTGAAGGCCTTCCTCGACGACAGCTCGGAGAGCACCCGCTTCTCCGCCGCCCGCGGGCTGTGCCTGCTGGGCGCCCCCGAGGGCTTCGACTTCTCGCGCAAGCTGCTGGCCTCGGAGGACAAGCTGGTGCGCCGCCAGGGCCTGGCCCTCTACGAGGGAATTCCGGTGAAGCAGTCCGCTCCCGCGCTCCGCCCGCTGCTGGAGGACAAGGACCGGACGCTCGCGGCCGGCGCGGCCCGCATCCTCTACCAGGGAGGCGACAAGACGATGATGGCGTGGCTGGTGCTCGCCTCGTGGAACGCCAAGGGCGAGGAGAAGCTCACCTACGAGAAGGAACTGGAGACGCTCCAGCTCGCGGACGACGAGCGCAAGGCCATCCTCCGCAAGGCAGGGGTGGTGAAATGA
- a CDS encoding DUF4398 domain-containing protein, which translates to MKRLLVLVAAAGALAGCGPVRSTSHLLDAEVQIQAARTAGAEKLAPYEWTAANLYIHKAREEVSYSDYQAGVDFAEKAARFAAEARQRAMANANGDELPPSSPNP; encoded by the coding sequence ATGAAGCGACTCCTGGTACTGGTGGCTGCGGCGGGAGCCCTCGCCGGTTGTGGTCCCGTAAGGTCCACTTCGCACCTGCTGGACGCCGAGGTGCAGATCCAGGCCGCGCGCACCGCTGGCGCCGAGAAGCTGGCCCCCTACGAGTGGACGGCCGCCAACCTCTACATCCACAAGGCTCGCGAGGAAGTCAGCTACTCCGACTACCAGGCGGGTGTGGACTTCGCAGAGAAGGCCGCCCGCTTCGCCGCCGAGGCCCGTCAGCGGGCCATGGCCAACGCCAACGGCGACGAACTTCCTCCTTCCAGCCCCAACCCCTGA
- a CDS encoding OmpA family protein produces MRRLFASSLLLLSAACVSGNKVRADSEVIQADIERARRSGAMRCAPVDLATAEAHLDFARGELSQGTSYRASEHIRTAETAIKKALESSRSCAPQKVLVKEKPDTPTQPNQTPSQVEITPKPSQQVVVQIEERDSDGDGIFDKDDPCPDRAEDRDGFEDSDGCPETDNDKDEVLDGNDKCPLTPGPLSNQGCPEDAPKDSDGDTVSDNVDKCRDQPEDKDGYQDEDGCPDPDNDQDGLIDSSDKCPDAAGAIQNLGCPRTDKDGDGAEDSQDKCPEEPEDKDGFQDEDGCPDLDNDADGIPDGIDRCPVTSGPLENGGCPDDDKDGDGVVDRQDVCPEQAGTKELRGCPDPDKDGDGLVDRMDVCPEQAGPKEMRGCPDPDTDKDGIPDRVDVCPDEPGVKDERGCAKKYKMVVVKKGKIEIKKQIKFASGSAKIIGKESFSILDDVAQVLRDMPTIKKIRIEGHTDSLGKDLANLKLSQSRADAVMAQLIKRDIDPGRMEAVGYGEEKPIATNGTAKGRAENRRTEFNIIEQ; encoded by the coding sequence ATGCGACGTCTCTTCGCCTCCTCGCTGCTCCTGCTCTCCGCGGCCTGCGTGAGTGGTAACAAGGTCCGCGCGGACTCCGAGGTCATCCAGGCCGACATCGAGCGCGCGCGCCGCAGTGGCGCCATGCGCTGTGCCCCGGTGGACCTCGCCACCGCCGAGGCCCACCTCGACTTCGCCCGTGGCGAGCTGAGCCAGGGCACCAGCTACCGTGCCTCCGAGCACATCCGCACCGCCGAGACCGCCATCAAGAAGGCGCTCGAGTCCTCCCGGAGCTGCGCGCCCCAGAAGGTGCTGGTCAAGGAGAAGCCGGACACTCCCACCCAGCCCAACCAGACGCCCTCGCAGGTGGAGATCACCCCCAAGCCCTCGCAGCAGGTGGTGGTGCAGATCGAGGAGCGGGACTCCGACGGCGACGGCATCTTCGACAAGGACGATCCGTGCCCGGACCGCGCCGAGGATCGCGACGGCTTCGAGGACTCGGACGGCTGCCCCGAGACGGACAACGACAAGGACGAGGTGCTGGACGGCAACGACAAGTGCCCGCTCACGCCCGGCCCGCTGTCCAACCAGGGCTGCCCGGAGGACGCGCCCAAGGACAGCGACGGCGACACCGTCTCCGACAACGTCGACAAGTGCCGCGACCAGCCCGAGGACAAGGACGGCTACCAGGACGAGGATGGCTGCCCGGATCCGGACAATGATCAGGACGGCCTCATCGACAGCTCGGACAAGTGCCCCGACGCCGCGGGCGCCATCCAGAACCTGGGCTGCCCCCGGACGGACAAGGACGGGGACGGTGCCGAGGACTCGCAGGACAAGTGCCCGGAGGAGCCCGAGGACAAGGACGGCTTCCAGGACGAGGACGGCTGCCCGGACCTGGACAACGACGCCGACGGCATCCCCGATGGCATCGACCGCTGCCCGGTGACGTCCGGCCCGCTGGAGAACGGCGGCTGCCCGGATGACGACAAGGACGGCGACGGCGTCGTGGACCGTCAGGACGTGTGCCCCGAGCAGGCCGGCACGAAGGAGCTGCGTGGCTGCCCGGATCCGGACAAGGACGGCGACGGCCTGGTGGACCGCATGGACGTGTGCCCGGAGCAGGCCGGCCCGAAGGAGATGCGCGGCTGCCCGGATCCGGACACCGACAAGGACGGCATCCCGGACCGCGTGGACGTGTGCCCGGACGAGCCCGGCGTGAAGGACGAGCGCGGGTGCGCCAAGAAGTACAAGATGGTCGTGGTCAAGAAGGGCAAGATCGAGATCAAGAAGCAGATCAAGTTCGCGTCCGGCTCGGCGAAGATCATCGGCAAGGAGAGCTTCAGCATCCTCGACGACGTGGCGCAGGTGCTGCGCGACATGCCGACCATCAAGAAGATCCGCATCGAGGGCCACACGGACTCGCTGGGCAAGGATCTGGCCAACCTGAAGCTGTCGCAGTCGCGGGCGGACGCGGTGATGGCACAGCTCATCAAGCGCGACATCGACCCGGGCCGGATGGAGGCCGTGGGCTACGGTGAGGAGAAGCCGATCGCCACCAACGGGACGGCGAAGGGCCGCGCGGAGAACCGCCGCACCGAGTTCAACATCATCGAGCAGTAA
- a CDS encoding alpha/beta hydrolase-fold protein: MGAALLLSSCLSGPSHVGAASPREGTPITLGVKHTFHSTVLGEERGFLVYLPPGYDTSSERYPVLYLLDGDAYFHHATGVVRFLAESHRIPRMIVVGVSNTDRTRDFTPPVLEGFRRPGDTSQRTVAELRPTAGGAERFLRFLEEELAPRIESRYRTQPYRILVGHSLGGLFAVHTLMNHPRSFHAYIAISPSLWWNGSELVSGAVRSLERLPPQERFLYMSMGDEWDDMLEPIQRLARTLEQARPERLVWHYSFLANDHHGSTPLRTLYDGLEALFEDWRISEPLMRAGDLEKVEANYVRVTKRLGYELHPPEELLSRMGYQLLESGRVDAAITVFRRNVELHGDSPIVHDGLGEALEAAGQLDAALECYTRAIQRGIQTDRVHPIFQQHLERVLRKLASPQKEEGARGPEVTAPSP; the protein is encoded by the coding sequence TTGGGTGCAGCGCTCCTGCTGTCCTCCTGCCTGTCCGGGCCCTCTCACGTGGGAGCAGCTTCTCCACGGGAGGGAACGCCCATCACCCTCGGGGTGAAGCACACCTTCCACTCCACCGTCCTCGGGGAGGAGCGTGGCTTCCTCGTCTACCTGCCGCCCGGGTACGACACCTCCTCGGAGCGCTACCCCGTTCTCTACCTCCTGGATGGCGATGCGTACTTCCACCACGCCACCGGCGTCGTGCGGTTCCTCGCGGAGAGCCATCGCATCCCCCGGATGATCGTGGTGGGGGTATCGAACACGGATCGCACGAGGGATTTCACCCCGCCGGTGTTGGAAGGCTTCCGGAGGCCTGGGGACACCTCCCAGCGGACCGTCGCGGAGTTGCGTCCCACCGCCGGAGGCGCGGAGCGGTTCCTGCGCTTCCTGGAGGAAGAGCTGGCTCCGCGCATCGAGTCCCGCTACCGCACGCAGCCGTACCGAATCCTCGTGGGGCACTCGTTGGGCGGACTCTTCGCCGTGCATACGCTGATGAACCACCCGCGGAGCTTCCACGCCTACATCGCCATCAGCCCGAGCCTCTGGTGGAACGGGAGCGAGCTCGTGAGCGGCGCGGTGCGGTCCCTCGAGCGCCTGCCCCCGCAGGAGCGCTTCCTCTACATGAGCATGGGGGACGAGTGGGACGACATGCTGGAACCCATCCAGCGGCTCGCGAGGACGCTCGAGCAGGCCCGGCCGGAGCGGCTGGTGTGGCACTACTCCTTCCTCGCGAACGACCATCACGGCAGCACCCCCCTCCGGACGCTCTACGATGGACTGGAGGCCCTCTTCGAGGACTGGCGCATCTCCGAGCCGCTCATGCGCGCGGGCGACCTGGAGAAGGTGGAGGCCAACTACGTCCGGGTGACGAAGCGGCTCGGTTACGAGCTCCATCCTCCCGAGGAACTGCTCAGCCGCATGGGGTACCAGCTGCTGGAGAGTGGCAGGGTCGATGCCGCTATCACCGTCTTCCGGCGCAACGTCGAGCTGCACGGCGACTCTCCCATCGTCCACGACGGCCTGGGAGAGGCCCTGGAGGCCGCGGGCCAACTGGATGCGGCGCTCGAGTGCTACACGCGCGCCATCCAGCGTGGCATCCAGACCGATCGCGTGCACCCCATCTTCCAGCAGCACCTCGAACGGGTGTTGCGGAAGCTGGCATCCCCGCAAAAGGAAGAGGGTGCTCGCGGCCCGGAGGTCACGGCACCCTCACCCTGA